In Nicotiana tabacum cultivar K326 chromosome 10, ASM71507v2, whole genome shotgun sequence, the DNA window AGCCTGACAGGCTCTCAATTGCGACACCtggcctcgcaattgcgagatcagagcctgCAACACATACCAACTGAAAATCTGAAACTTCCTAAGTCTAATTTCACTCCGCGGCCTattcaaaactcatccgagccctcagggctccaaaccaagcatgtacgcaagtccaaaaacatcatatggacttgctcgtgcgatcaaatcatcaaaataataccaataactatgaatttagtatcaaaatcaaagaaaaatatcaTGAACTCTTAAGCTCCATTTTTATCAACCgatggtccgattcacgtcatatcaagttcgtttcttacaaaattttacaggctcaacttaaatcctatataagacctgtatcgggctccggaactaaaatacgagcccgatactatcaaattcaaacatatttaaatttctgaaaactcttataatttcagttaaatatttttcttcaagaaattcatttctcgggcttggaacctcggaattcaattttgggcattcgcccaagtcccatattttcctacggaccctccgagactgtCGAATTACGGGTACGGGTcagtttacctaaaatattgaccgaagtcaacttaaatttattttaaaagcaaaatttatcatttttctcagattttcacataatggctttccggatactTGCCTAGACTGCGCATGCAAAtagaggtgagacaaaaagaggttttaaaGCCTCTGATcatagaatttatttctaaaataagtgatgaccttttgggtcatcacagtgaGGAACCCGGTTCCTTATAGAAGCAAAAGGTTGAGTTATCAGGTTTAGAGAGCTAGAAGACTCTGAAGTCTCAAAAAGTGCTATTAGGTAGAGTCTTGACTCTGATATTgctgaaaaatggaggaacttcttgatattgttgagtttCAAAAATAGAATCACCTCTTTGTTGCTCCAAATCCCAacatttatgaagaagaagtaaaaatTTCTATGTTTTATGTGACACTCTGATGCTATATGTGCATGAGACTAAGTTTGTTCTTGATgagaagaagcttggggagattCTTGGTGATCTGATTGATGGTTCAACCTACTCAGATAGGTTGAGCACCAGGTCCTCGTAGACGCTCGGCAGAATAAAATGCTAAGTTGAAGGGTGAGAATGAAAGATTGAGGAAACAGGTGGAGGAACTGAGAGAGCAGATGGTCATTGATCAAAGGAGAATAAATGAACAAATGGACAAGCTCATCAATGCCTTAGCCCCTTACTTTTCCTCTTGCCCAGTGATTCATGTCTTTCACTCCTTCCAAATTCCCTtgaatttttatcttcttttgatTCTTatatttgatgacattggtactttaattttttaaattgtcATATCATGTATTATTGAAACTACTGTTCTTTTATTATAATTACTCTACTATGGACAATCACTCTATTTTGTGCAATGACATTCACttgttgtttttgttattgtttatgttgtgttgcccaagtggcatgagttaatgttgctgaacttctttttggttgcgcttcttctgttattcttttcgatgatgccaaaagaggGAAGTTATATAGGTGTCAACATGGGGAGGAGCATAATTGaattgatatgttgtgttgtgCATGAAAGATAGCTCTGCTTCGCAGGGGAATGTTGCTGATAATATATTGATTATAGGTCTGATCCGCAGGGAAACATGGAAGGAATCTGGTTCTCAAGTTTTATATTAATtttgggtttgtcatcatcaaaaagggggaaattgataagttatggtattttgagttttgatgatttgccaaatAGTCTTGAGGAACCAGTTGTGATCAGTTCCTTAGGTTTGGTTCTTAGGAGGGATATGGCTGATTTGTAGGGGGAACAATGTGGAGATTCGATTCTCAGGGGAAATATCAATTATatgtttgtcatcatcaaaagggggaagttgataggttacaagtactttgGGTATAagtgttttactttatttttttatgatctaacaaacttaccatccagaaccagaaaaggaacctgttacacatttacaaaaccttgagatcacaaagttcTAGGTTCAGATTCAGCGTGTGATATAACTCAACTCTTCAAAGTGGAAGGAACATATGAGGGAACAAGTCTCTATCAGTTCTTGaggagactgtatgaagtcaactctccaaTTGGAAAGTTGCTTCCTGCACACGCTACTGTACAGGAACAGTGCAACAATCAACTTTCTATGGAagactttttacctaccttgcttacatcattgtaagttATGTCGCACATGTATAAATACAATCAATGAAGGTAAAACAACTTATTTCATAGGAGAacaagataaggaatctaatacAATTAAATTCCCTTGCATTCTGAATAACTAGTAAGATGTCTGGTTCAATTCTCAATGAAATCAGATAAGGAAACAGCAGAGGGACCAGATAGGGTTCAGGTTCCCTCATCATTGTACAGTCAACTCTACAACTGTAAAAACTGCTGCACTGTACCGTCTGGTAGATTGCTGCACTGTACCGTCTGATAGTAGTACAACAACACAGCTGTAGCTTGCTAAGGGCAAACTAAAAGGCACTTTATTACATCATCCTTGTCTtgttctctcatgaagtaagttgttttaccttccttgattatatttatacatgtgtgacataacttacaatgatgtaagcaaggtaggtaaaaagtctTCCACAGAAAGTTGACTACTGCACTGTTCCTGTACAGTAGtgtgtgcaggcagcaactttccaGCTAGAGAGTTGACTTCATATGGTCTCCTCAAGAACTGATAGGGACTTGTTCCCTCAGCTGTTCCTTCCACTTTGAAGAGTTGAGTTATATCCTACGCTGGATCCCaacctggaactttgtgatctccaggtcttgtaaatgtgtaacaggttccttatctagtTTTGGATGGTAAATTTGTtagattatcaaaacataaagtaaagtacttatgcctaaagtacttgtaacctatcaatttccctctttttgatgatgacaaacatagaattgatattccccctAAGAATCGGATCTCCACATTGTTCCCCCTACGAATCAGCCATATCCCTCCTAAGAACCAAACCTAAGGAACTGATCACAACTGGTTCCTCAAGACTATTTggaaaatcatcaaaactcaaaatacCATAACTTATCATAGACTTAGGAAATCATTGTATGGTTAAAAACAGGCTAGTAGACAATGGTATTATGATAAATTGACAGAGTCATTGCATTCCAGGGGTTTCAAGCATTCAGCTAGTGATTACTCCTTATTTTACAAGAAACAAGGGACCTCAACAGCCTTTGTaactgtatatgtggatgatgtgatcatcactAGAACCATTTAGAGGAAATTAGAGACTTGAAGGCTTTCCTGCATCATCAATTCAAGATAAAGGATCTTGGGAAGTTACATTACTTTTTGGGGTTAGAGATGCGGTACAAGGGAGATGGAGTATTAGTTTGCCAGAGAAAATTCACCATGGATCTATTAAAGGAATATGACTATTTAACATACTCTTCTGTCAATTCTCCACTTGATCCTACCATCAAATTAAGAAATGAAGATGGAGCCTTATTGCCAGATCCAGGGTATTACAAGAAACTAGTTGGGAAACTAAACTTTCTGACAAATACTAGATTGGACATAGCCTATAGTGTCCAACATTTAAGCCAGTTCATGCAGGTATCAAGGGAACCTCATCTAAAGGCTGCTATACATGTACTTAGATACTTGAAGAAAGATATTACTTTGAGAATTTTTCTGTCCAATGGTCCTAACTATACTGTTAGTGCATACTGTGACTCAGACTGGGCTGCTTGCCCTGACTCAAGAAAGTGTGTGAGTGGATATATTGTGCTACTTGGAGACGACCCTATCAGTTGGAAGTCAAAGAAGCAAACTACTGTTTCACTGTCTTCCACAGAAGCAGAATATAGGTCTGTCATGAAGGTTGTTGGTGAGTTAGTATGGGTGAAAAGGTTGCTAGAAGAATTGACAGTTATGTGTACCAATCCCATAACTGTATTCTGTGATAGTCAAGTAGTTGTGCACATTGCAAGAAACCTTGTATTCCATGAGAGAACAAAGCATATCGAAGTGGATTGCCACTTTGTTCGGGACAAGATACAGGAGGGACTAGTTGAGTTGCATCACATCTCCACCTCTGATCAACTGGCTGACATCCTGACAAAGGCACTCATAGGGGTCAAACATTCAGATCTTCTCAGCAAGTTGGCAGTGAACTTCtcacctccaacttgagggggggaGGGTTATTGAGAATGACTATATTTATAGTTAGTGATATAGTAGTTAGTTGTGTTAGTTAATTTAGTTTTATAGTTGTTAGTGGCAGTTTTGTAATTACACTTTTCTTATTCTTACACACGTGTATATGCATACTTAGTAGAAATGAAAATAATACAGATTCATTTTTCCCAATTGTTCTCTTGTCTAGAACCTTCTCTCTGAAGCTCAGAGAGCGCTTCAATGGTGGAAACCAAATCCTTTTGATCTTCATTCTTAACAGTATTAACAATTTTAACAGTATTGCCTAAATTTCCATATTCATTTGGTGgggaggtttttttttttttttggaggggGCGTTGTATTAAATTTGCGACTACGAAGAGGTAGATAGTTTTGTCTTTACATCAAATGACGTCGAGAACTAACAAATGTTCATACGTCGCGTAACAATATCACATAGTACattttttcatttatttctttcttaGTCCATTTTTTCATTTATTCTTTCTTAGTGTTTTTATTTTCTTACTATCATACTACTTTTTTTTTCCTGAAAGAATACAAACCTTGCATGACGCATGGATTCAAATTCAAAGTAACTAGACGAGGTAGCCTGTCTAAATGGATTTCATGTACCTATTTGGATCAGTACCACTTTGTTAGTTTTCAAATGTAGATTAGAGTTATTTAATAAGTAACCTTCCTAGCTATAATTAAAGGAATGGATTCGGAAAAACAAATCCAAACTTTGGTAAGAAAAAAACTCATCTTAACCATGGACTAAAGGTATAATTGACTCGAAGAAGAGCCTCTTTTGTTAAGCTAGTTTGGGAAACTTATGTATCTTGAAAGACACTACTATGCATTGCAATATTTTGGAACCTTAGCATTAATGAAAATATCCTTATTTCTCAACTAAAGAAAAAAGGTATAATGGACTCATAAAGTCTATATTTTGCCTTTTTAATCATCCGAGACTTTTGTGTTATTAATTTGTTAGGTGCTTTGTAGAACggcttttatttattacttttgCTCTAAATTGAATATTTGTCACTAATAACTTCAACGAATAGAAGTTAATGACAACTATGTATGTTTTGCAATTTTCTTACTTGAATAAAGTAACAAACAATATTTTGATGTATTTTAGCAAAATGATAATACAAAATGTCATTACAATACGTAATTGATAACATAAGGGGAAAGGCCCTAGAAATCCACATCACTATTTATATAGAAATTTGTTTAATCAGATTTTTGATGTATCTGAACACAATTGGAGTGTTCAACTGTCatattgtattgttgtttaatcaACATTTTAAGTAGTTTAACAtaataaaattgaaatcaatgaTTGACACAAATATTTATTGAGACTTAGAATTTCAAACAggcttttcttatttattttacagGAACCCCAATCATTTTTTTTTACCAAAGTTGGAGACttaagttattaataattttgcaACCTTAAACAAAGTTTTAATTTGTTTTGGGGGAATGTCATTCATATTTTTACCAAAGTTAGAGATTACTTTTCTAAACTATATCTCtttattatgggtaaaatacttaTATCAGATTATTTAATCTAGacctttaaaaattaaaataagactgaAAAAACATTAATACAGAGGAAGCAGATCCAAATATTAAGAGCTTTAAATTAAAGCAAGTCCCAGTTTAGAGCATCTATTTGCAAATTGGTGGCGGCTCTGCTTACAAAAAAACAGGCCACCATCTTCTCTGTTCAGACACATATAAAAGCAGAGCAGAGACAGCTCAACTACATCTTTGTAAGCCATTTCAGCATCTTCTACTTATCTCTTCATTTACATTAGTTTAATGtaagaaaaagaaagtgggaatATAGCaaaggaggaaaaaaaaaagaaaaggaaaagaactaCTAGTATATATAAGAGTTGTAAAAAGAAAAAGTTAGGAGTGTGGACAGTAACTTGCTTTTGTTAGATCTGTCATATCATTTGCATTCTCTTTTTTTTAGTAGTATATCCTAAAACTTTCTCTTCCTCCAGTGTACTGGTAGAGAAACAGAGAAAGAGAGTTGAAGATAAAATGAGGAGCTTGTGGTGGTGTTTAATGGTGGTACCAATCTTTTTCCTATTGGATTTCTCCAATGGAGAAAGCCCATATAGATTTTATACTTGGAATATTACTTATGGTGATATCTATCCTCTTGGTGTCAAACAACAGGTATTTTCATTTGctctctttttcccctttttctttggCGCGGATTCCGGCAGGGGAAAAAGCCTCTTGCACAAATGCAGGTAAAGTTGCCTACAATAGTGGCAGCTTAGTGCACCGGCCTTTCTTGTTTGGTtgtcataacaacaacaacaacaacaacaaaaaaaacaacaaatcgagtgaaatcccacaagtagggtttgaacaggGTAATGTGTATGGAGACCTCACCCATACCTTGTGTaggcagagagactgtttcctaTAGGCCTCGACTCAAAGATTTTGTTTGGTTGTCATATCATCAAGAATTGGTTTGGAATTGAAATATGTGCATTGTGTTGCTGTTTTCATGTGTAGAAATTTTTGTATATTTCAGGGGATATTGATAAATGGGCAATTCCCAGGACCGCCAATTGAGTGTGTGACCAATGACAACTTGATTGTCAGTGTTTTCAACAATTTGGATGAACCTTTTCTCATGTCCTGGTAAGTACTTCTCTTTCTATGAATATTTGAATGaccatttttactttttattttaataGTGAACTGCTTTTTTATGTGGATTTGGTAACCTTAGCCTGGAATCTGTTTAAGTTACATGTAGAAAACCAGGTCAATAATGTGCTATACTGGTGTCTGAGTTGCTGTTTAATATAGCTGTGACATTAGATATGTTGATCTTATTATATCATATTATAATGTAGTCTTCACCAATTTTGAATTATCTGCATAAGGTATTACTTAATCATGAAGAAATTGGCTTTCACTTTCAAAAAAGGACACCTAGATCTGAAACTCCTTTCATATAAAGATACAAGTCTTGAATAATATATTCATTAGCTGAGATTCTCTAATGTTTAGTAAAGACTAAGCAATTTTGAACTATTAGATTGTTTATCACTTTGTAGTTAAGCCTCATTATGTCTTTCATGTTTGTCATCTGCCTGGATAGTGAGTAAAACCTTAATAAGTATCAGAAGTtccaccatatatatatatatatagttaataaAAATACGAAAATTGACTATTGGGCAGGGATGGTATTCAACAGAGGAGGAATTCATGGCAAGATGGAGTTTATGGGACAAACTGTCCGATCCCACCAGGCCAAAACTTCACATATATCCTACAAGTCAAGGACCAGATTGGTAGTTTCTTCTATTTCCCTTCACTGGCTATGCACAAAGCTGCTGGAGGTTATGGTGGCGTTAAAATAGATAGTCGTCCGCTGATTCCTGTTCCTTTTCCTCCACCTGCTGGAGAATACACCATGTTGGTTGGTGACTGGTTCAAGCAAAATCACACTGTGAGTAGCTTATGAAAACCAATTCTTGAGACATTTTATGGATTGATCAACTGACTCTGAATCTTATTGCACATATCACAGGATCTTAAGGCGATTTTAGATGGAGGAAGTGATCTTCCATTTCCTGATGGCCTTCTAATCAACGGTCGCGGATCAAATAGTTTAACTTTCACTGTTGATCAAGGTGATCAATCTATTTATTGCATCAACTCTTGCTAAGTTAACAGTTCACATTTCTTGCTTTTATGTTGTTGTAACAAAGGATTCTTCCGATAAATTTTCTTTCCAGGAAGGACTTACAGATTCAGGATTTCCAATGTTGGACTCACAACAGCTATCAATTTCAGAATCCAGGGGCACAAAATGGTCTTGGTAGAAGTAGAAGGGACTCACACCTTGCAGAATACCTATGAGTCCATTGATATCCATTTGGGCCAGTCCTATTCTGTATTGGTCACAATGGACCAACCAGGGCAGGACTATTACATTGTTGCCTCAACACGCTTCACTTCACAAGTGCTAACAGCAACATCAATTCTTCACTACAGCAATTCTGCTGGAAGTGTTTCTGGTCCTCCCCCTGGGGGACCAACGATTGAGATTGATTGGTCTCTCAATCAGGCTCGATCCGTTAGGTAcattgtgattttttttttcctgaaGTGAAGATCAGAACTGCCTGCATTCTTGTTCTATTGTTGCCTGTTAGATTAACCGATTTTAAGCCATTTTTGAGTGCAGGCAAAATTTGACAGCAAGTGGTCCAAGGCCTAATCCGCAAGGTTCATATCACTATGGGTTGGTTAACACCACGCGCACAATTAGACTGGCAAATTCTGCTCCAATGATCAATGGGAAACAGAGGTATGCTGTGAACAGTGTGTCATTCATTCCTGCAGACACACCGCTCAAACTTGCAGACTATTTCAAGATTCCAGGG includes these proteins:
- the LOC107814491 gene encoding L-ascorbate oxidase homolog isoform X1 — its product is MRSLWWCLMVVPIFFLLDFSNGESPYRFYTWNITYGDIYPLGVKQQGILINGQFPGPPIECVTNDNLIVSVFNNLDEPFLMSWDGIQQRRNSWQDGVYGTNCPIPPGQNFTYILQVKDQIGSFFYFPSLAMHKAAGGYGGVKIDSRPLIPVPFPPPAGEYTMLVGDWFKQNHTDLKAILDGGSDLPFPDGLLINGRGSNSLTFTVDQGRTYRFRISNVGLTTAINFRIQGHKMVLVEVEGTHTLQNTYESIDIHLGQSYSVLVTMDQPGQDYYIVASTRFTSQVLTATSILHYSNSAGSVSGPPPGGPTIEIDWSLNQARSVRQNLTASGPRPNPQGSYHYGLVNTTRTIRLANSAPMINGKQRYAVNSVSFIPADTPLKLADYFKIPGVFNLGSIQDNPTGGGGYLQTSVMAADFRAFVEVVFENPEDIVQSWHIDGHIFFVVGMDGGQWSPASRLNYNLRDGISRCTIQVYPKSWTALYMPLDNVGMWNIRSENWARQYLGQQFYLRVYSPANSWRDEYPIPKNALVCGRASGRSTRPL
- the LOC107814491 gene encoding L-ascorbate oxidase homolog isoform X2; this encodes MQGILINGQFPGPPIECVTNDNLIVSVFNNLDEPFLMSWDGIQQRRNSWQDGVYGTNCPIPPGQNFTYILQVKDQIGSFFYFPSLAMHKAAGGYGGVKIDSRPLIPVPFPPPAGEYTMLVGDWFKQNHTDLKAILDGGSDLPFPDGLLINGRGSNSLTFTVDQGRTYRFRISNVGLTTAINFRIQGHKMVLVEVEGTHTLQNTYESIDIHLGQSYSVLVTMDQPGQDYYIVASTRFTSQVLTATSILHYSNSAGSVSGPPPGGPTIEIDWSLNQARSVRQNLTASGPRPNPQGSYHYGLVNTTRTIRLANSAPMINGKQRYAVNSVSFIPADTPLKLADYFKIPGVFNLGSIQDNPTGGGGYLQTSVMAADFRAFVEVVFENPEDIVQSWHIDGHIFFVVGMDGGQWSPASRLNYNLRDGISRCTIQVYPKSWTALYMPLDNVGMWNIRSENWARQYLGQQFYLRVYSPANSWRDEYPIPKNALVCGRASGRSTRPL